Genomic segment of bacterium:
TGGATAACGCTCAGACGATTGAACTCGACACCGCGCATCGGAGCAATGTCATCTCTTGCGGCTTCAGACCCGACAACGACATGGTCTGCGCGCTGCACTCCCATACGAACGAGCGAACGGAGGTAGCTTCGGTGAACAAGAGAGAAAGCACTCGGCACGCTGATGAACGCTATGTCGTGGATTGTCAGAACGTAGCGGCAGTGACCAACGGCCGGCAAGGCGTAGTTCGTACCGTGGAATAGAGTCACTTTCTCATACGCAAGCACACGAGGAACGACGCAGTTCATCCAGAAAGGCGAGTAGGCCTTGGCTCGGACACCACCTTCAGCAAATGCCAGCCCGACCACAACTTGTCTGCAGCCAACCGGAAGTCTGCTTGCGTCAATCGGCCGGTCAGTCAGCAACAAGAACTCTATCTCCGGTGCAAGAACGGGCAGCCGCAAGGCCAGTTGGTGAACGTAGTTGCCTACGCCCTCGACTCTGCGTCTTGCCATTCTCCGAGCATCGATCGCAATCCGCTGAGGCATCACACAAGCGGCGCTTCTAGCCTAAGGTAGCACGGACGCGGAATGGTCACGACCGCCATCATACGCTAGAACGAAGCGGGGGTCAATGTGCGCAAGGAAAGGCACGGTCGCACGATCGATCACAATACCCGCAAAGCCGCTGGCCAGCCGGACCTGGCTGGTGCCCAAAGTCTCGGACTGACGGTCGCGCCCTGCGAGACAGCTAGCGCGTCATGGACACGCCGACCCCTTCTCTGATGACTTCAAGCAGTTGCTCGGCGGCCCGGCGGAAACTGAAC
This window contains:
- a CDS encoding glycosyltransferase, encoding MARRRVEGVGNYVHQLALRLPVLAPEIEFLLLTDRPIDASRLPVGCRQVVVGLAFAEGGVRAKAYSPFWMNCVVPRVLAYEKVTLFHGTNYALPAVGHCRYVLTIHDIAFISVPSAFSLVHRSYLRSLVRMGVQRADHVVVGSEAARDDIAPMRGVEFNRLSVI